The sequence GGCAGGCGAAATGGATAGAACCCGCCGATACCACCAACGGCCCCGAGCGGGCGGCGCAATATTTTCGTAAAACGTTTAAAGCCGATCAAAAGCCTGTTTCGGCCACCTTATACATTACCTGCCACGGCCTGTACGAGGCCCAACTGAACGGCAAACGTGTAGGCGATGCCTATTTTACACCAGGCTGGACCGAATACAAAAAGCGCCTGCAATACCAGCAGTACGATGTTACCAGTCTTCTTACCCAAGGCAACAACACCATTAACGTCACCGTTGGCGACGGTTGGTATCGCGGCAACTTCGGCTTCAACGCCGCGCGAGACAGGTACGGCAAACACCTGGGGCTGCTTTGCCAACTGGAGGTGAAATACAAAAACGGTAAAACCGCTATTTTTACAACCGATAACGACTGGCAAAGCGCTTCGGGGCCGATCCGCATGTCCGAGATCAACGCCGGCGAAACCATCGACGCACGTGTGCAACCTACCAACTGGAGTGCCGTTACAACAGCCAATTACGGGTACGATCTGCTGCTGCCTACGCAAGGCACGCTGGTTACCAGGCACGAAACCTTTAAACCTATAAAAGTGATCACCACACCTAAAGGCGAAAAAGTGCTGGATTTTGGCCAAAACCTGGTTGGCTGGGTAATAGTAAAAGCCCGCGGCACGGCCGGTACCAAAATAAGCATTAAGCACGCCGAGGTGCTGGATAAGGACGGCAATTTCTATACCGAAAACCTGCGCGCGGCCAAAGCCACCGCTACTTATATTTTGGCCGGTAACGGCGAGGAGACCTTCGAGCCGCATTTTACTTACTTCGGCTTTAGATATATACAGGTTGATGGTTACCCGGGTGCTATTAATCCCGATGATTTTACGGCTGTTGCACTGTACTCGAACATGGCGCCGACGGGTACCTTCGAATGCTCGAACCCGATGATCAACCAGTTGCAGCACAATATACAATGGGGACAGAAGGGGAACTTTTTAGATGTACCTACCGATTGCCCTCAGCGTGATGAGCGCCTGGGCTGGACCGGCGACGCGCAGGTGTTCTTTCGCACGGCAGCTTATAATTACGATGTGAAGCGCTTCTTCACCAAGTGGATGGCCGATGTGGCGGTATCGCAACGTGCTGATGGTGCTATTCCGCATGTGGTGCCCGATATCCTGAACGGTTCGGGCGGCTCGGCAGGCTGGGCAGATGTGGCGACGATTATACCGTGGAATATGTATTTGGTTTATGGCGATAAGGCGCTGCTGGCCACCCAATACCCAACTATGGTAAACTGGATTGGGTTTATGACCAAAAATAGCACCAATAACCTGTGGAACAAAGGCAACCACTACGGCGACTGGTTAAGCTATCACTCGCCAAACGATGACGGTTCGGACGCGATCACTGATAAATACGAGATAGCGCAATGTTTCTATGCTTACTCAACCCAACTGGTTATCAACGCCGCCAAAGTATTGGGTAAAACCGAAGACGTTGCCAGATACCAGCAATTGCTAAACGATATTAAAGCCGCTTACAATAAAGAGTACGTTACCGGCGGCGGTCGCCTGATGAGCAATACCCAAACCGCCTACGTGCTGGCCTTGCAGTTTGATATGTTGCCCGAAGACAGGCGTGCGCAAGCTGCCAAATACCTGGTGGATAACATTAAGCGTTATAATAACCACTTAACCACCGGCTTTTTAGGCACGCCTTATTTGTGCCATGTACTAACCCGCTTTGGCTACACCGATGTTGCTTACCAACTGCTGCTGCAACCCACTTACCCGGGCTGGCTGTACCCTATAAAAATGGGCGCCACCACCGTATGGGAGCGTTGGGACGGCATCAAGGCCGACGGTACCTTCCAATCCAGCCGGATGAACTCGTTTAATCACTATGCTTATGGCGCCATCGGCGATTGGATGTACCGCACTATTGCAGGTATAGATACAGATCCTGATCAGCCGGGATATAAGCATATCATCATCAAGCCACATCCGGGCGGGGATATGACTTATTGCAAGGCATCGTTTAAAACGCAGCATGGCGATATCAAAGTGGAGTGGCATAACGAAAACGGCAAGTTTAGCATGAGTGTTACCGTGCCCGAAAATACCACGGCTACAATCAGCGTGCCGGATAACACCGGGGCAAATTATACCGTGCACGAGGTGAAAGCAGGGCAGTATCAGTATTAACCGAAAGCAGATCGTTATGGCTAACAACAGAATCAAAAGCGGAATCGTAACGGCACTTATCTGCCTTTTATGGTCGTTGCACACCTTTGCCCAGCAGGCGGCGTTTAAGCAAAATCTGCAGGCCAGGGTCGATTCGCTTTGCGCGGCGGGACATTTCCCGGGCTTATCGGTGGCGGTTGTTTTTCCGGATGATAAAATGGTAGCCGTAGCATCGGGTATGGCCGATTCGGTTAAGCATCAACCCATGAAAACCGACGACCGGATGATGGAGGGCAGCGTTGGAAAAACCTACGTATCGGCCATTGCCATGCAGTTGATAAAGGAGGGCAAATTTAGCCTGGACGATAAGGTGTCCAAATACCTGGGGCATTACAGCTGGTTCAACCGGCTGCCCAATGCTGCAGATATCACCATAAAAATGCTGATGCAGCATACCAGCGGCATTATGCGCTACGAATTTAAGCCAGCCTTTACCAACGACCTGACCGCTAACCCCGCCAAGATTTGGAAGCCCGAGGAACTTTTGGCCTATGTGTTTGACGAAAAGGCGCCCTTTAAAGCCGGGCAGGGCTGGGATTATGCTGATACCAATTACATCGTACTGGCTATGATCATGGAGCAGGTTAGCGGCAAAGCCTATTACGATATGCTGCGCGACCGCATCCTGAAACCCTTTCATCTGACGGAAACCCTGCCATCGGACAAGCGGAAACTGAAAGGCCTGATACAAGGCTATGCCGGCAAGAATAACGATTTTGGTCACCAAAGCGAGGTGATAGCGCCCAACGGCGAGTTTATCATCAATCCACAATTTGAATGGACCGGCGGCGGCGTTTACGCCACCACGGCCGACCTTGCCAAATGGGGCAAAATGCTCTACGAGGGCAGGGTGTTCGACCCGGCGATGCTACCCATAATGGAAGACGGCGTACCGGCCCGGATGCTGGGCCGTAACACCAATTATGGTCTTGGCGTTATCATCAGGCAGTCGCCCGACTTTGGTGTTTCTTATGGACACAGCGGCTTCTTTCCGGGATATATGACCGAGATGTGCTATTTTCCCAAATACAAAATTTGCATAGCCGTGCAAACCAACTCCAGCGATTACGCCAGTTTTAAAATGCAGCCCTTAAGGGTGTTGAACGAGGTGGTGAAGTTGTACGCGGCGACATATAAGGATTAACCCTGCAGAGACACGATACTTCGTGTCTCTTTTTGTTTGGCATGGCGGGAGACACGAAGTATCGTGGTTCTGTAATCAATTTTGAACGTTTGCCAGAATAAGCAGTCATTAGACATTTGCTTATCTAATCGCATTCCGCTAACTTGTACCACCATACCATCGGAAAAATTACCCCATGAAATACCTCTGCCTGCTCACCCTTATCCTGCTTACCGGTTGCAGTTCCTGCGGAAATAAAACCGAAATGCCCAATCTTCCCGCTGCTGATCTGTTACAGGCTGGTAATGTAAAGGCGCTCGTGGCTAAAAATCATCAAAACCTGCGTGGAGTAGATGGCGACTTCGAATCGTTTAAGGAATACCTGAACGGGTTAAAGGACGATGACGCCGCCTCGATCCCTTACGCAATGGATTATATTAAAACATGCCTGCCATCAGACATGGCCGGGCGCGATTCTGTAGTTCTGTTATTTAACGTAAAGTTTTTTAAGATCACTAATTTTATCAGTAGCAAGCTGGAGACCCGCTACGCGGCTATGGTAAAGCTGTATGATGGCGAACCCCAATCGGCAAAACTTAGGATCTTTAAAAACAACCTGAAGACTTGCGGTATCGGCATTTTCCAAACCGAGGGGAATTGTTATTTGGATGTGTTGCCCGATTACTTTTATACCAATTTTAAGAACCGCGTATCGGCAGGGGTGAAGGAATACCTCAATATCAGGCGGGTGGAGCTGGCGCAGGGCTTTTCGGAAGATGCCGGGCTGCTGATCAGCTACAGGCAGTTATATCAAAGGGTTAAGCGCTGGGAAAAATATATGAAGACGTACCCTACATCGGTATACCGTAACGAAGCTGAAAACTATTATACCACCTACCTGGAAACCTTGCTTACCGGCATGGATAATTCGCCCGTATTTGAGGGTTTTAGCGAAACGCTTTCGCCCGAAGTAAAGGCCATTTACGAGCAGGCTATCCTTAGGGATCCCGAATCGCCCTCATCAAAGATCATTACTTATTATTACGGCCTGCTTTCGCGTAATGATTTCAGGCGTAATGATAGTATCCCCATATTTTTAAACGAGCACAAGCTATCCAACATGAGCGGTATTCAGCCGGATACCAGGTGAGGACATTTTATGTAGAGGCACGACACTTCGTGTCTCCCGATATGAAGGCCGGATTTACAGGTAACACAGGAGCCACAAATATGTGGCTTTACACATTTATGTTAAATTACCACCAATAGGTTTAATCTTCTTAAACACATTCAGCTTGAGTGGGTTATTTCTGTATGAAAAACACTTACGAAAAACAGGATAGAAGCCTGTTGATAGGAGCCATTGCCTTAGGCGCTGCCATTGCTGGCGGACTGGCTTATCTATTCTTAACCGAAAGCGGCACAACCCTGCGCGGCAAAATGAAAAGCGCCATAAAGGAAAAGGGCAAAGATGTTGCCGCCAACGCGCTTACAAAAAAGACCGGCGTACCCAAGAATATCACTAAGGCAGCCGCCAATACGATGCTTGATTAGATTTACACCCCTGCCACTCCTGCCGCTTGTCATTTCGAACGATAGTGAGAAATCTTATGCGCGCGATAGTCTTGGCGTATAATTTCTCCTCACTCAAAGGCTTGTCCCCACTCAAGTTCGTTCGTATGACAAATTGGTTTGAAGTCGTTGTTGGAGACAAACCAATAATGATTCCGGCAACAATCCCCGAAACTTTAAAGCTTATGCAATTGCAAATAACCCAGGTGTATCTCATCATCGGGTAAATCAACATCAGGCGAAAGCGCAATATGATAAGCGGCCTTATCGGCATCGCTTAGCAGGTCATCAACGCGGTAGATCTCATCCACATCAATACCGTACTTTTCGTCGATGTGGGCATTGGCACCTTTTACTTTGGCAATGGTGGCGGTTTTGAAAAAGGCGGTAAGTTTTGATGCCGACAGGGCCGACAGGCGGTCGTTTTGCACGGTAAGTAAGGTGTAGTGTTGCTCCTCCAGTTTGCCTGATGTATACCCGCCAAGGTTGATGAAGAAGAGGCGCTCTGTAGCCGTATTCGCCGCGTCTTTTGGCATCACCTCAACTCGGTACCCATCAATATGGGTTATCCGCCGCCAACCGTCAATATGCAGGCTGTTGCCTGCCTCGGGCCAAAAGTTGCGCATCGCTGGCACCAGGTGGCGTAGCTCGCTTGCTATACCGAAGAAGAAATCGTGCTGCTCTGTATTGCGGGCGGGTGCTTTTGATCCCAGCAGCACCATGAACAGGTATTGGCTTTTCATAGGTTAAAAATAATTATCTGCCGGCAATCTGTCATCCCGAACTTGTTTCGGGATCCCATTTGCATTGTTTAAACTTTGCATGTGTTATACCTGTTTGATGGGGTGCTGAAACAAGTTACCCATGACATGTATGTTTTTCCGCTGAAGCCTCACCCTACCCTCTCCAGAGGAGAGGGTTCCAAAGTCTCCCCCTTTGGGGGAGATTTAGAGGGGACTTTCATCGGCATGTCATAAAAACCATTAGAGGCCGCCGGGATTATATTACTCAGCATGACAAGTTATTATTAAAGGGCATTAGGTATAAAAATAGTAAAAGCCGCCTTTTTTACGGGCGGCTTTTACTGAAAAATGTTCAATTTACGCGGCATCACGCAACGCTTTGATACGATCGTGCGCGGCGTTAATGTCCTGCGCCTGCGCGGTTACTGTTTCATAAGCATCGGCGCTTAGTTCGCCGCTGCTCAGGGCATCGCGGTAAGCTTTTTTAATGGCATCCTCGCCACGTTCGGCTTCGCTTAAAATGCTTTCACGGTCGCTGCCGCCAAATAATGCTTTAACGTCTATCCAGGCACGGTGCAGGCTGCCGCTTGCGCTATTTCCTGTCTCCGCATCGCCGCCGTTAGCAGCTACTATAGCGGTCAGTTTTTGGCTAAACTCACGGCTTTGCGCGCTATAATCCTGAAATAGTTCCTTCAGGTCGATATTCTCGTCCTTAATATCGGCTATCACTTTTTCAAAGCCAGCTACGCGGTCGTTGTTGATCTCGATCAGGTCGTTCAATGTGTCGATTGATTTTTCTGTAGTTGCCATAGGTTTTTAAATTTTGATGTACCTAATCGGGGGCAAGCATTGTGCCAAGCAGGCTGCCTAAAATTATTTTCGAGGCCGCTTCGCAAAAATCAAGGCCCGAATAGTCGGGGTTATAACCGCCAATAAAAGGCACAGCCATAATGTACAGCCTGTCATTCAGTGCGTTGTAGCTATCCAGGGGCTGGAAGTGATCGTTAATGGCCAGGCCCGGCACGGTTAGATAAGTTACTCCGTTTAGTGCTACTATATTTTTATCGCCTTGTGCCAGTAATTCCTGTCCGTATTTTTGGTCATGGAAGCGCAGCCGGGCCGGGCTTATCGTATGCCACTCCCGCAAACCGGGAAACGGAAGCTGGTTAAAAACCAAATGCGGCTGGCCAATACTATCCACAAACACAGGATAATGATCTTTATGCTGTTGGCCATCTTCGGTGTAACTGTAGGTAGCGCCGCCGTTTTCGTCCGGGATCACCTCGCTATCCTCGCCAACGGTCACCATGCTAAGGCGGCCGGCATCATGCAGGGCCATCAGCATTTCTGCCGAACTTTGGGGCACAAAGGCAATAACTACCGAGATCAACGGCATCAATGTTTCCTGCAGACACAGCATATCTTCGGCAGAAAAATGTTTGGCCGGGTAATTCATCGCGAAGCTGAGGATGGCCAGCATCTCCTTCCAGTAAACCGAACGTTTTTGTTTGATGGACCGTTCAGCTTCAGCATATTCGGCTTTTAGTAATTCAAATGGATCGCGCTGCTCGCGGCTGTTCATCGTATAAGCCACAAAATCCTCCATGCGCATGTCCTTTATCTTTTGATAATAGTCAGGATCATGCTCGCGGATACCATCCTTAAAATTGTATTCAAACACGTAATCGAGCGGCAGGAAGCCGTCGTTAAGCTCCATTTGCCGTCGGATCACCTTTTCGTCCAATACCGTATCCTTGCCCAGGTGGGTATCCTCCAAATGAAAGCGCACCGCAGGCAGTAAACCGTTGCGCGAGTGCATGACGATGCGGAAATTGGGACTATCAGCACTTACCTGAAAACAGAGTTTGCCCTTCTTGTCCTTTATAAACTCACCATTATGGCGGGCAAGAGTACGTACGGCGTCGATAGCGGTAAGCGATGCGCCGCGAATGGCTACAGGGTGGTTGGCATATAGCGAGATTTTCTCTGGTGGATAAGGCGAATCGAACCAACCGGGTACCTTACCCTCGTGCTTTTTAGGCCATAAGTGACCGGTGCAGATAATCACGCGGTCGTATAGTGCTTCGCTGCCGTCAGGCATTAATACATTCACCATTTCCTGTTCGGGTTGATCTATCAGGTCGGCTACCAGGCTTTTGTAGTGGATATTGGTTTCAAGTCCGGCCGCTTTGGCCTGTTTAAGTAATAAGTTAAATTGATAGGACAGGTATTGGCCGAACAGCAGGCGGGGCAATACCTTGTACTCGTTAAAACGGTCGGGGTCGATATGGTATTTATCCAGTGTATCCTTAGGGACGGTTTTGATCCAATCAGACACGGAGGTAGCCATTTGCGGTATCTCGTTGCCC comes from Mucilaginibacter mali and encodes:
- a CDS encoding ferritin-like domain-containing protein encodes the protein MATTEKSIDTLNDLIEINNDRVAGFEKVIADIKDENIDLKELFQDYSAQSREFSQKLTAIVAANGGDAETGNSASGSLHRAWIDVKALFGGSDRESILSEAERGEDAIKKAYRDALSSGELSADAYETVTAQAQDINAAHDRIKALRDAA
- a CDS encoding FAD/NAD(P)-binding protein gives rise to the protein MKTKTGFLKIAIIGGGPSGLFMFKRLVDSGVQNLAIDIYEQGDCLGCGMPYSRAGAADEHITNVSGNEIPQMATSVSDWIKTVPKDTLDKYHIDPDRFNEYKVLPRLLFGQYLSYQFNLLLKQAKAAGLETNIHYKSLVADLIDQPEQEMVNVLMPDGSEALYDRVIICTGHLWPKKHEGKVPGWFDSPYPPEKISLYANHPVAIRGASLTAIDAVRTLARHNGEFIKDKKGKLCFQVSADSPNFRIVMHSRNGLLPAVRFHLEDTHLGKDTVLDEKVIRRQMELNDGFLPLDYVFEYNFKDGIREHDPDYYQKIKDMRMEDFVAYTMNSREQRDPFELLKAEYAEAERSIKQKRSVYWKEMLAILSFAMNYPAKHFSAEDMLCLQETLMPLISVVIAFVPQSSAEMLMALHDAGRLSMVTVGEDSEVIPDENGGATYSYTEDGQQHKDHYPVFVDSIGQPHLVFNQLPFPGLREWHTISPARLRFHDQKYGQELLAQGDKNIVALNGVTYLTVPGLAINDHFQPLDSYNALNDRLYIMAVPFIGGYNPDYSGLDFCEAASKIILGSLLGTMLAPD
- a CDS encoding serine hydrolase domain-containing protein, which produces MANNRIKSGIVTALICLLWSLHTFAQQAAFKQNLQARVDSLCAAGHFPGLSVAVVFPDDKMVAVASGMADSVKHQPMKTDDRMMEGSVGKTYVSAIAMQLIKEGKFSLDDKVSKYLGHYSWFNRLPNAADITIKMLMQHTSGIMRYEFKPAFTNDLTANPAKIWKPEELLAYVFDEKAPFKAGQGWDYADTNYIVLAMIMEQVSGKAYYDMLRDRILKPFHLTETLPSDKRKLKGLIQGYAGKNNDFGHQSEVIAPNGEFIINPQFEWTGGGVYATTADLAKWGKMLYEGRVFDPAMLPIMEDGVPARMLGRNTNYGLGVIIRQSPDFGVSYGHSGFFPGYMTEMCYFPKYKICIAVQTNSSDYASFKMQPLRVLNEVVKLYAATYKD
- a CDS encoding family 78 glycoside hydrolase catalytic domain, whose amino-acid sequence is MRKLYVLLAALFLKSITAHAQTGVKWQAKWIEPADTTNGPERAAQYFRKTFKADQKPVSATLYITCHGLYEAQLNGKRVGDAYFTPGWTEYKKRLQYQQYDVTSLLTQGNNTINVTVGDGWYRGNFGFNAARDRYGKHLGLLCQLEVKYKNGKTAIFTTDNDWQSASGPIRMSEINAGETIDARVQPTNWSAVTTANYGYDLLLPTQGTLVTRHETFKPIKVITTPKGEKVLDFGQNLVGWVIVKARGTAGTKISIKHAEVLDKDGNFYTENLRAAKATATYILAGNGEETFEPHFTYFGFRYIQVDGYPGAINPDDFTAVALYSNMAPTGTFECSNPMINQLQHNIQWGQKGNFLDVPTDCPQRDERLGWTGDAQVFFRTAAYNYDVKRFFTKWMADVAVSQRADGAIPHVVPDILNGSGGSAGWADVATIIPWNMYLVYGDKALLATQYPTMVNWIGFMTKNSTNNLWNKGNHYGDWLSYHSPNDDGSDAITDKYEIAQCFYAYSTQLVINAAKVLGKTEDVARYQQLLNDIKAAYNKEYVTGGGRLMSNTQTAYVLALQFDMLPEDRRAQAAKYLVDNIKRYNNHLTTGFLGTPYLCHVLTRFGYTDVAYQLLLQPTYPGWLYPIKMGATTVWERWDGIKADGTFQSSRMNSFNHYAYGAIGDWMYRTIAGIDTDPDQPGYKHIIIKPHPGGDMTYCKASFKTQHGDIKVEWHNENGKFSMSVTVPENTTATISVPDNTGANYTVHEVKAGQYQY
- a CDS encoding DUF1543 domain-containing protein, with the translated sequence MKSQYLFMVLLGSKAPARNTEQHDFFFGIASELRHLVPAMRNFWPEAGNSLHIDGWRRITHIDGYRVEVMPKDAANTATERLFFINLGGYTSGKLEEQHYTLLTVQNDRLSALSASKLTAFFKTATIAKVKGANAHIDEKYGIDVDEIYRVDDLLSDADKAAYHIALSPDVDLPDDEIHLGYLQLHKL